The Elaeis guineensis isolate ETL-2024a chromosome 14, EG11, whole genome shotgun sequence genomic sequence CACTGTTCCCCTTTCTCTATTCCCCTCTTCACTCTCCCAAGACAAACACCCACCCATCGGCTTCTGTCCTCCGATCAAAACAAAACCCCTATTTCCTCTTTCCCATTCGCAGCTTCCCTCCCCTTCCaacctccctttctctcctcaaaGCTGCCTCCTTTCCTTTAAAATCTCCCCAAAGGCGGCACCTTTCGTCCCCTTTCCCTCTCCCGTTTCTCCCTCCCTCGCCGTTTCCTCCAGGATTGGCCATTTGGGCGCTTGGGTCTGCTGCCTGTGGTGGTCGATCCAGGGATTTATGGGTGCTTTGTCGGCGCTTCGAGAGGTCAGATGATGGCAACCCCCTTTTCTAAAGCTCCGTTATTTTTCTATGTACTTCAAGATTTGGGTTTTCTACCTTGGGAGTATTGGGATTTTGATGCCGTAGATGTTTGACCTGCTGCTTATGATGCAAGTTCGCTGGAGAAGGGGTCATAGGGCTGACGGATTCTTTGGGGTTTCGTGGCCGCCGCTATCCGAGCCAAGCTCGTTACCTACATGCCGGCTTGTGGTGCGGAGCTGGAGAAACCCTCCATCTTGGAGATCTCTGGGTAAAAGAGCTCTCATCAGCGGCCGGATGGTTATTTTGCAGTGTTAAGGAAGAAGGTAATGGGGAACAGTGCTTCTCGAGTAGTTGGTTGCTTCGTGCCGCTGGGAAATGGGAAGGAGGGGATCGATTTGGAGTTTTTAGAGCCCCTTGATGAAGGATTGGGCCATTCCTTCTGTTATGTTAGGCCGGTGATTGTTGACTCCCCTGCTATAACCCCGTCAAATTCTGAAAGATATACTGTATATTCGAGCACCCTCGATTCAGAGACATATAGCGGTTCCTTTAGGCAGGAGATGGTTGAGGATTTGGCTGGCTTGCAGAGGGTTAATAACAATTTCTCTGAAACTACCTTTAAAACCATATCGGGGGCTTCAGTCAGTGCAAATGCCTCGACTGCTCGGACTGGCAATCCGAACATGCTGCTCTTGGGTGATGCCCATGAGCCTGCTGCTTCATTTGAGAGCACAGCATCGTTTTCTGCGATCCCTCTGCAGCCGGTGCCACGTGGTTCTGGTCCATTGAACGGGTTCATGTCGGGGCCCTTGGAAAGGGGGTTTGCTTCAGGGCCTCTGGAAAGAGGGGTGGGTTTCATGTCGGGGCCTTTGGACAAGGGCCTTTTCATGTCTGGTCCACTTGACAGCACCGATAGGAGCAACTTCTCAGCTCCACTTGCTTATGGCCAGAGGAGGCCAGGGTTTGGGCGGCTTATGAGGCGCATGAGTAGGCCCATGAAGAGTGCATTTTCAAGGGCTTTTCCAAGGCCCTTGCAGGGTCCTGGCTGGATGCAGCGGTTCCTCTTGCATCCAATGACACAGTTGGTGTGGCATTCCAAGGAGGCAAAGTTTCGAACAGAAGCTCCACAGAATTGCTTGGAGGTTGGGCCATCTGAACCTGAGTACAGCAACACCCGTAATTTGCAGTGGGCTCATGGCAAGGCTGGAGAGGACAGGGTGCATGTTGTGCTATCTGAAGAGCAAGGATGGCTATTCATTGGGATATATGACGGTTTCAGCGGCCCTGATGCACCTGATTTCTTGATGAGCAATCTGTATAAATCGATAGATAAAGAGTTGGAAGGATTGCTATGGGATTATGAAGACAAGCCTGGGAGGAGTGTACCGTCATCTGGTCTTATTGATCATGATGATGTTGGGGTTTCATCAGATTTTGTAAAGGAAGAATGTGGTGGTCCTCAGTTGCACAATGATGATTTAGAAAGACAAGGTAAAAATCCTTCTCAAGCACGTGATGAATGTTCTAAAAATTGGTGCAATGAAGGAGTTGTACCTATCCGGTTAAATGATGATGCAACTGGAGTGGAACCTACAGTGGAGAAGGGGTCAGGTGATGGATTAGTGGAAGCTGATGAAATAGTAGGGGGAAAAGATGGATCTAAAGATGTACGCCAGCTGCAATGTGAAACCAGCCAAGATTGTGCTGCAAATCTGGGTGATGTAAATTCAGAGACAGCAAACCATGTTGATGTACTGGAGAGTGAAGCCTCTTTCCCAGCAATGAACTTAGCAAGCCAATGCAGAAAAAGCAAGCACCTTTATGAGCTGCTTCAGATGGAACTGTTGGACGAATATGGTTTGAAGGAGCCTCAGTTAGCATCAGAAGTTGGGAAGAAGAGAAGTTCCTGGGATTTGCAGTCAAGTGCTGGTGAAGACCTGAGTACTAGAGAAAGCTTACCAACAGCAGAGGCTGTTTTGTGCTCTTCATGTATCATAGGAGAAAGTTCAGGTCATGTGGAAGATGCTGGCGGTCTGAGGGACAGTGAGGGTGTTTTGGGGGAAGATTGCAGAGATTCAAAGCACAGACGTGTGGCTTCATTTTCTACTTTGGGGCATAAGCAGATGATGAAGAGATCACTGATTGGATCAAAATTGAGGAAAATGTACAGAAAGCAGAAGTTGTTGCGTAAGAAGCTTTTCCCCTGGAGTTATGATTGGCACAGAGATCAGTCCCATGCGGATGAGAGGGTAGTTAAACCATCAGTAGTTATTAGGAGATGCAAGTCAGGACCAGTGGATCATGATGCGGTGTTGCAGGCAATGTCACGAGCACTTGAAGCAACAGAGGAAGCTTACATGGAAATGGTGGAAAATGCACTTGATAAAAACCCAGAGCTCGCACTGATGGGCTCATGTGTTCTTGTGATGTTGATGAAGGATCAGGATGTTTATGTCATGAACCTTGGTGATAGTCGTGTTATCTTGGCACAAGATAGGCTAAATGATCGGTATGTTAACCAAAATCTTGCAAAAGATGATACGAGGTATAAAAACCGGCCGAGGGAGTCACTTGTTCGTGTGGAATTAGATAGGATCTCGGAGGAGTCTCCCATGCGTAACCTCAACAGCCAAGTCTGCAACATTAACAAGAATAGGGAACTCTCTCTTTGCACATTAAAGATGAGGGCTGTTCAGCTGTCTACCGACCATAGTACTAACATTGAGGAGGTAAGTGATGATATTTATGCTTTTATTTGCTTTTTCCCTTAGAAGTTCACTTTAGCTCGTGCTTAATTAATCTCACATAGAACCTGGTTGGATCTGTATTGCAGAATGCATTAACATGTATGCAAAATCACTTGATAACTTTTTGTGAAAATGCTTATCTCTTCTAATCAGTTAGTGgtcaaaaatatatcaaaatgctGCTTTTATTTATATTGCTAAATAAAGTATTGCAATGCTTATTCTGGAGCAGGAAGGAATCTATGAAGTTGTTGATCATGTTGAATCTTTTTCCTGTTTTACTATAGTACATACATCTGTGTCATCATATTTATATTGCGTGATATTGttcataataattattagcaTCAAGTATTCTTGTATATCTAGCAATTCTTCTCACCCTGCCTCCCATCTCTTATCTTAGGTCAAACTTCATTTACTAGTTCTTAGCCAGTGGTGCTGAAATGCAGCTTTTAATTCATTATTTTTCTGCcaggaaaaaatattttaaattagttcTATTAATTACATAGTTGTCACCAGACTAAGTTAGCCTTACAAACAGGGAAATGCTATGTTAAATATTTTAAAGAATCAGGGTTGAGATACCTTTTGTTGATTCGAGCTGATGTCATCTGATATGCAGGTTGTGTATTGAATTTTGATGGTGGATTAAATGCTTACAAACTAGAACCCATGTGGTTACTTGTCATGGTACTGCAGCATTATTTACTTGTATTTTGCTttttaaatcattattatttgcTATGGTAACAAACACCATCACAACATTGCGTTTGTTGGAAGTTTTGCCGAACCATCAGGTACTGGAAATAGCAAAATCTTCTGACTTTTAAATTCTAactattaattatctaaagccaTTTAAAGGCTCTCAATTTTTCCATTACCAATTTGTCTTTATGCTCTGTAAGTTAGTTCTGTAAAGACTACGGAAATTCCTTGTGAATTTTAGTTCTGTTGTTTTGGGAAAATGCCACAATGCACTTTAGGATTTCATACAAGTATGAGACGCTCTCCATTATTGGACATCCTAGATCAAAAGAAAACCCCAATTATTAACTTTTTTCGTACAAGTATAGGCCAATGGTTGAGGCTTATGATAAATACAAACAGAATTATGCCTGGTAATGTAGCCCTTTTGGCCTTTTTCCCATCCGGTGAGAGGAAGAAATCTTCTCTCAATGTATGGCCATCTCCTCCAATGCCCATGGTGGTGCTGATTCCTCTCTACTGCAGGTATGCCCCTGCTGGGATGCCTTGCTGCCATGTTTTCTTCTCCTCCCCGTTCCTTCCCCTCCTTCTCTACTTGTCAAGGAATTTAGCATGCCACCTCCACTACTTAGCCACTCCAGTGATTTACCAGTCTCCTCTCCCATGCACCCTCTCCATTTTTCCCGCCCCACTGTGTTCCTCTTCTGTTCGCTATGTCCGATGGTTTGGATCATTGTAATTGCTTAGATACAGTAGTTATTCACGGCATGAAGCCACCCCTTTGCTGATGTATGCCACCATTCTTTCCTCCTGTTCACCAATGTTACCTTGCCATTGTTACCATGCCTGCTGGACCATGAGCTCTACCCATCCTATGCTTCACCACCCAGATGTCCACAACTGAAGCTGACACCTGCTTATCAACTTTGGAAACTTCAaaatgaaccaaataatttagaggatgacaATTCTATCCCTACCTGAAAATGGAGATTGAAAAGCACtatgattaaaaaatattaaaaaggtATCATAGTGAAACCCATTGTTTTGACCATCTGACTCTGTAAGAGCCATTACTCATCATCCTTTTCAATTGTCCCATCCTGTATGATGTGAAGGTTTTAATATTAACATGCTAACTGTTATAGAGGTCATTATAATGGCATTATAaacaaaaataattgaaaaataatAGTGGTGTTATTTTTCAAATCACTGTTCACTcataagaaatattatttttcatctgGTACAAATTCTATTGGAGGgagaattttgaaaaatttgaacTTCTGAaaagaaatattattttattaaaagagTAATACAAATGTCGAATAACCACTTTTATTAGTGTTATAATGGGTCCTTCTAACACTACATAACCCTTTATAAGGGCAATTATCTTTTCCCAATATTAATATAATGCAACAGAGGGTGCCCAAAATTGTTAGTACAGCCAGCATTTCAATCCTTGATACTGAACACATTGTTTTGCTAGATTAAAATCACCCACTCCTAGTTTACTTATACGCCTTTCCTCTTCTTGTCCGATTGCAGATTAAAAGATCAGGATTGTCAACCAGCAGAAATGAATTACCGTTCTGATGAGtcagtagttcactgcaggccaGCTAATGCTTTAGTCTGTCTATCAGCACATGTAGGGTCTTTAGCGGCCGATAATAGGAGGAATAGTGATATTGTTAAATATATTTCATTTTTTAAAGGAAAAAATATGACTAATTAAGGAGATGATGCAGTGCCCTGTAGGAGTAATGAAAAGTCAAACTTTGGGTTATGTGAAGAGAAAATAGAAACAAGGCATCAGAGAAATGCAGGTGTTTTGTCACACTAGGATGAGTGAGATGATGAAAAATCAATGTGGCATCATTTCCATCTCATGTAATCAATGTTTAAGATACATTATTCAATGCATTTCTTCTTTAATTACTGGTTTAAAATTTGTGTAAGAGTTCTTTGGTTGCATGTGTTACCTACAGGAGaaggtaattttattaaatacatatgCATCTTTTCTTCTTCAGATTTTTTTCTTGTTGTTCTTGATTGATTACCACGAGACTGCTCTAATCttttttaactaataaaacagaCTTCTGACTGAAATTTTGGCCGTCACCAATGCTTTTGAGtgcattatcaaataaatatgctTTTTAACTAAAAGCCTGTATGAGAGAAGGAGAAGTATATTAACAAAAAGTAGAGCAGCATTATCATCTACCATAAAGTTCATaagatactttttattttttgatgttagttAATCTGTCCTGTCAACGGTTTTGGAATCTGTTTGTGGAACTTCAAAATGAGCTACTTGAACGGTGGTGAGGCATTTGAACTTCCAGAGAAGCATGCACTTTAAGAGAGATATTTGTTAACCATCTATGTTGGTTTTCCTTGTGATTAGCCTGTAAATagtataaaatatgaaaattccTGTGAGGTACATGCCAAATGGTAGCATGAGTATGCTGAAGGGTGTGTATGACCTGAACAGGTCTACAGATGATCAAGAAGGGTCTATAAAATATTTGACCATAGGTGAATAGCTCATTGATGCAGCATAATAGAAGGGAAAAgacgaaaaagaaaagcaaatagagaagagaaagaggatacTTTCGTAAAAAGGCAAAATACAGATGATGATTTGGCAACTTATGGAAAATTGGGACCCATCCAAAGGAGAGAAACCACTCAACTCTTGCACAATCTCCAAAGCTTTCCAAACTTCATGGACATGATTATGTCTCCCTGTTCTCTTACCTTACAATGGTATATGTAAGGTCATCATAATGTTGGACTAATAATCCCATCTGCCATGTAACTTGATTAAGCGCCTTTACAGTAACTATTTGTCATGGAACTTATGAGCATCTTAGAAGTCCACCATGCAATTTGAAACTCTTTcctaatatcatttcaaattctaaaaatcttcatTATATCTTCATTTTTGCAACCATATAATAAAACTCTTTCCGCTACTTATTAGAATGGACGTTAATGACGCATGACAGTGGTCATGCCATAAGCATCATTTCAAGGTTTGTCATATTGGTACATACCGTCTGAATTGGGTGTATCATATAGTACCAGTATTGAGCCGAGACTCACTATGGGGGGTGTAATGAGTTTTGGTATGTCGAACTGACCCTGAAACTAGGTGTATATACCTTATATCAGCATGGTACTGATATGGGGTATGGTATTGGGACGGTGAATCTTAAACCTCTATTATCTGCTCAAATGATAGGGAATTTAATAATCAAGGGAAGACCTCCTCGCTAGGAGAAGATGAATAATACAATATGTTGTTTGGAAAAGATAAAGTTGCTGAtagaaaagtttctttttgggttCCTGTTGGACATATACTAGCAGCCACGGAATACTCAGTGGGTATAGAGCATACAGAACAAGTACACTGGTCACTGCTTGAAATGATGATATCAGGATAGATCAAGAGGAATACACTTTATGTCAGTTGTTTGTAAGCTAATATCAGTCActgaaattataaaaattttcatagatgATACATGCGAACTAGTGATCCAGTTTGATCAGTGGAAGAGGTGATTAAATTACATCTATTTTTCCTCTTGCATTTAAAATTCCATTCATTGATTACTTGAACAGTGGCTCCCATTGGGACAATCCTCATGAGTTTGCTATCATCATACTCCACTTGTGTACATTGTGTTGTGGATGCTGCCCCTCTATCATTGGCTACAAGCTTGgtgaatgagaaaaaaataattggatTTTTCACAACTACGGTATCCTGTATTCTGCTGTGAAAACAAAGAGAAATAAGGAACAAAGTAATGAACAACCAAGATTTCATGTATGCTTTGAAGCAATACAACAATGCTTGAGAAACTACTGTTATTATCCTGGAAAAGACTTTGCCCATTTATTAACTCATTTGGTCAGGGATTCTACCTGACATGAAGAAGCGGACCAAGTCTTTTTCCAATAAAGGTACTACATAAGGGCACCAAGCATATAACACTGCTGCATAAACTTTTGTATTTTATAAATAATGTGCGTTGCTGAAGGTGAATATGATATCAGATGCCTTCTCTCTTGATTCAAAAAGGGTAAGATCAGTCCAAATGTAAAAGgtgttcttttgcttcttcattgacagaaaattatattattaagtttttatatttttgtgtTATAGTTTTGCATTTGTGGGTACACTTTGGCTCTGTGGTGAGCACACCATGCATGCTGGCAATGTGAGCACCTACATTTTTAGTAAAAGCTAATTCTTATGAATGTCTCAGAAGCAATTGCATCTAAGCTCACATCTAGTATCATATATAGCACCAACTCTCCCAATATATCCATTAGTGAAGCATGTTTGTCTGTCCATGTTTCCCTTCCCTACATCTCCGTATTTGGATTTGTGCATCCCACATCTCCATATCTTTCAAGATCATAAACCCAGCCCCAAATAGGGGAAAATGTTAGATGGTTGtggttttggattttttttcttaaaataataaaaacacTTGCATTGCATGTTCCATGGTCTAGTAAACAGTAATTTGATGGTCAAATTCTTGCCAAACCATTGGTATAAATGCATCATCCTATAACTGTCAAGACCTAAACATACATGGAGacgcctctttctctctctctctctgtgattCAAACATTGCATAAATAATTCCATTAGCTAGATTGCACCTCTTTATCTAGAAGTGCTTCATTCTTTATAACATACGGTCTGCTAATTACTACTTTTAGAAGCAACAGAATGCTTGACTGTGTATTCTGGTTCTGGTCTGACCATTTATGCAAATTCTACAGGAAATTCTGAGAATTAAAGTGGAACATGCTGATGATCCTCAAGCTGTCCTGAATGATAGAGTAAAAGGACAGTTGAAAGTTACTAGAGCATTTGGTGCAGGGTTTCTGAAGAAGGTTAGCTGAAACAATATGCTTTTAAATAGGGATCCAATTCATT encodes the following:
- the LOC105035075 gene encoding protein phosphatase 2C 32 isoform X3, whose product is MGNSASRVVGCFVPLGNGKEGIDLEFLEPLDEGLGHSFCYVRPVIVDSPAITPSNSERYTVYSSTLDSETYSGSFRQEMVEDLAGLQRVNNNFSETTFKTISGASVSANASTARTGNPNMLLLGDAHEPAASFESTASFSAIPLQPVPRGSGPLNGFMSGPLERGFASGPLERGVGFMSGPLDKGLFMSGPLDSTDRSNFSAPLAYGQRRPGFGRLMRRMSRPMKSAFSRAFPRPLQGPGWMQRFLLHPMTQLVWHSKEAKFRTEAPQNCLEVGPSEPEYSNTRNLQWAHGKAGEDRVHVVLSEEQGWLFIGIYDGFSGPDAPDFLMSNLYKSIDKELEGLLWDYEDKPGRSVPSSGLIDHDDVGVSSDFVKEECGGPQLHNDDLERQGKNPSQARDECSKNWCNEGVVPIRLNDDATGVEPTVEKGSGDGLVEADEIVGGKDGSKDVRQLQCETSQDCAANLGDVNSETANHVDVLESEASFPAMNLASQCRKSKHLYELLQMELLDEYGLKEPQLASEVGKKRSSWDLQSSAGEDLSTRESLPTAEAVLCSSCIIGESSGHVEDAGGLRDSEGVLGEDCRDSKHRRVASFSTLGHKQMMKRSLIGSKLRKMYRKQKLLRKKLFPWSYDWHRDQSHADERVVKPSVVIRRCKSGPVDHDAVLQAMSRALEATEEAYMEMVENALDKNPELALMGSCVLVMLMKDQDVYVMNLGDSRVILAQDRLNDRYVNQNLAKDDTRYKNRPRESLVRVELDRISEESPMRNLNSQVCNINKNRELSLCTLKMRAVQLSTDHSTNIEEIKRSGLSTSRNELPF
- the LOC105035075 gene encoding protein phosphatase 2C 32 isoform X4 → MGNSASRVVGCFVPLGNGKEGIDLEFLEPLDEGLGHSFCYVRPVIVDSPAITPSNSERYTVYSSTLDSETYSGSFRQEMVEDLAGLQRVNNNFSETTFKTISGASVSANASTARTGNPNMLLLGDAHEPAASFESTASFSAIPLQPVPRGSGPLNGFMSGPLERGFASGPLERGVGFMSGPLDKGLFMSGPLDSTDRSNFSAPLAYGQRRPGFGRLMRRMSRPMKSAFSRAFPRPLQGPGWMQRFLLHPMTQLVWHSKEAKFRTEAPQNCLEVGPSEPEYSNTRNLQWAHGKAGEDRVHVVLSEEQGWLFIGIYDGFSGPDAPDFLMSNLYKSIDKELEGLLWDYEDKPGRSVPSSGLIDHDDVGVSSDFVKEECGGPQLHNDDLERQGKNPSQARDECSKNWCNEGVVPIRLNDDATGVEPTVEKGSGDGLVEADEIVGGKDGSKDVRQLQCETSQDCAANLGDVNSETANHVDVLESEASFPAMNLASQCRKSKHLYELLQMELLDEYGLKEPQLASEVGKKRSSWDLQSSAGEDLSTRESLPTAEAVLCSSCIIGESSGHVEDAGGLRDSEGVLGEDCRDSKHRRVASFSTLGHKQMMKRSLIGSKLRKMYRKQKLLRKKLFPWSYDWHRDQSHADERVVKPSVVIRRCKSGPVDHDAVLQAMSRALEATEEAYMEMVENALDKNPELALMGSCVLVMLMKDQDVYVMNLGDSRVILAQDRLNDRYVNQNLAKDDTRYKNRPRESLVRVELDRISEESPMRNLNSQVCNINKNRELSLCTLKMRAVQLSTDHSTNIEEVVY
- the LOC105035075 gene encoding protein phosphatase 2C 32 isoform X2, with the translated sequence MGNSASRVVGCFVPLGNGKEGIDLEFLEPLDEGLGHSFCYVRPVIVDSPAITPSNSERYTVYSSTLDSETYSGSFRQEMVEDLAGLQRVNNNFSETTFKTISGASVSANASTARTGNPNMLLLGDAHEPAASFESTASFSAIPLQPVPRGSGPLNGFMSGPLERGFASGPLERGVGFMSGPLDKGLFMSGPLDSTDRSNFSAPLAYGQRRPGFGRLMRRMSRPMKSAFSRAFPRPLQGPGWMQRFLLHPMTQLVWHSKEAKFRTEAPQNCLEVGPSEPEYSNTRNLQWAHGKAGEDRVHVVLSEEQGWLFIGIYDGFSGPDAPDFLMSNLYKSIDKELEGLLWDYEDKPGRSVPSSGLIDHDDVGVSSDFVKEECGGPQLHNDDLERQGKNPSQARDECSKNWCNEGVVPIRLNDDATGVEPTVEKGSGDGLVEADEIVGGKDGSKDVRQLQCETSQDCAANLGDVNSETANHVDVLESEASFPAMNLASQCRKSKHLYELLQMELLDEYGLKEPQLASEVGKKRSSWDLQSSAGEDLSTRESLPTAEAVLCSSCIIGESSGHVEDAGGLRDSEGVLGEDCRDSKHRRVASFSTLGHKQMMKRSLIGSKLRKMYRKQKLLRKKLFPWSYDWHRDQSHADERVVKPSVVIRRCKSGPVDHDAVLQAMSRALEATEEAYMEMVENALDKNPELALMGSCVLVMLMKDQDVYVMNLGDSRVILAQDRLNDRYVNQNLAKDDTRYKNRPRESLVRVELDRISEESPMRNLNSQVCNINKNRELSLCTLKMRAVQLSTDHSTNIEEEILRIKVEHADDPQAVLNDRVKGQLKVTRAFGAGFLKKPKFNEALLEMFRIDYIGTSPYVSCIPSVLHHHLCSNDRFLVLSSDGLYQYFSNEEVVAHVLWFMENVPEGDPAQYLIAELLFRAAKKNGWI
- the LOC105035075 gene encoding protein phosphatase 2C 32 isoform X1 gives rise to the protein MGNSASRVVGCFVPLGNGKEGIDLEFLEPLDEGLGHSFCYVRPVIVDSPAITPSNSERYTVYSSTLDSETYSGSFRQEMVEDLAGLQRVNNNFSETTFKTISGASVSANASTARTGNPNMLLLGDAHEPAASFESTASFSAIPLQPVPRGSGPLNGFMSGPLERGFASGPLERGVGFMSGPLDKGLFMSGPLDSTDRSNFSAPLAYGQRRPGFGRLMRRMSRPMKSAFSRAFPRPLQGPGWMQRFLLHPMTQLVWHSKEAKFRTEAPQNCLEVGPSEPEYSNTRNLQWAHGKAGEDRVHVVLSEEQGWLFIGIYDGFSGPDAPDFLMSNLYKSIDKELEGLLWDYEDKPGRSVPSSGLIDHDDVGVSSDFVKEECGGPQLHNDDLERQGKNPSQARDECSKNWCNEGVVPIRLNDDATGVEPTVEKGSGDGLVEADEIVGGKDGSKDVRQLQCETSQDCAANLGDVNSETANHVDVLESEASFPAMNLASQCRKSKHLYELLQMELLDEYGLKEPQLASEVGKKRSSWDLQSSAGEDLSTRESLPTAEAVLCSSCIIGESSGHVEDAGGLRDSEGVLGEDCRDSKHRRVASFSTLGHKQMMKRSLIGSKLRKMYRKQKLLRKKLFPWSYDWHRDQSHADERVVKPSVVIRRCKSGPVDHDAVLQAMSRALEATEEAYMEMVENALDKNPELALMGSCVLVMLMKDQDVYVMNLGDSRVILAQDRLNDRYVNQNLAKDDTRYKNRPRESLVRVELDRISEESPMRNLNSQVCNINKNRELSLCTLKMRAVQLSTDHSTNIEEEILRIKVEHADDPQAVLNDRVKGQLKVTRAFGAGFLKKPKFNEALLEMFRIDYIGTSPYVSCIPSVLHHHLCSNDRFLVLSSDGLYQYFSNEEVVAHVLWFMENVPEGDPAQYLIAELLFRAAKKNGMEFHELLDIPHGDRRKYHDDVSVMVISLEGRIWRSSG